The following coding sequences lie in one Streptomyces rubradiris genomic window:
- a CDS encoding NAD(P)-binding protein, which produces MVIGAGLTGLLAAKVLTEAFTWVTVLEREQVTGGADALDRLPDGRRVCVLAPLFGDLVEQLLPGFMDLLRAQGAAAGDILSDVRWYLGGQPLRQRETGLTGLSVSQAFLEGVLRRVLLQCPGVGIVDSCDVTGLMATADGRRVTGVRVHPCGEREQGVDADLVVDASGEASHLAWLTRLGVAPPRPDTVHLGVSEVVRRYRLPVGVLEGDLAVVVAPTCAVPRSGCLVREERGRWALSLGSLVGDLPRLGDDRSLLRFAGGLAAGDIREVLGEAEPLGEPAFPYVSGRVCFRYGSARGLPSGLLLMGLGCVHGDLVGSRAATVAALEALVLREFLGAGGTVSGYRFHHRAWRLRDRIFARTHAYIPRFSVTLRHLPLSLRLRHRLLDRVVQAAVCDAEAALRLLGAYGLVRW; this is translated from the coding sequence GCGCCGACGCGTTGGACCGTCTGCCGGACGGGCGCCGTGTCTGCGTGCTGGCGCCATTGTTCGGCGACCTCGTCGAGCAACTGCTTCCCGGGTTCATGGACCTGCTGCGCGCGCAGGGCGCCGCGGCCGGCGACATCCTGTCCGACGTCCGCTGGTACCTGGGCGGACAACCGCTCAGACAGCGGGAGACCGGGCTGACGGGCCTGTCGGTGAGCCAGGCCTTCCTGGAGGGCGTCCTGCGGCGCGTGCTGCTGCAGTGCCCGGGCGTCGGCATCGTCGACAGCTGCGATGTCACCGGCCTGATGGCGACGGCCGACGGCCGCCGGGTGACCGGTGTCCGCGTCCACCCCTGCGGCGAACGGGAACAGGGCGTCGACGCCGACCTTGTGGTGGATGCCTCGGGCGAGGCCTCGCACCTGGCATGGCTGACCCGGCTGGGCGTCGCCCCGCCGCGTCCCGACACCGTCCATCTCGGTGTGAGTGAGGTTGTTCGGCGTTACAGGTTGCCTGTGGGTGTGCTTGAGGGTGATTTGGCTGTGGTGGTGGCTCCTACGTGTGCTGTGCCGCGTTCGGGTTGTCTGGTGCGTGAGGAGCGGGGTCGTTGGGCTTTGAGTCTGGGTAGTTTGGTGGGTGATTTGCCGCGTTTGGGTGACGACCGGTCTTTGCTTCGGTTTGCCGGGGGTCTTGCGGCTGGGGATATTCGTGAGGTGCTGGGTGAGGCGGAGCCGCTTGGTGAGCCTGCGTTCCCGTATGTGTCTGGGCGTGTGTGCTTTCGGTATGGCAGTGCTCGTGGTCTGCCTTCCGGGCTGTTGCTGATGGGTTTGGGTTGTGTCCACGGGGATCTGGTCGGTTCGCGGGCTGCGACTGTTGCGGCTTTGGAGGCGTTGGTCCTGCGTGAGTTCCTCGGTGCGGGGGGCACGGTTTCCGGGTACCGGTTCCATCATCGGGCCTGGCGTTTGAGGGACCGGATTTTTGCCCGGACGCATGCTTATATTCCCCGGTTTTCTGTCACTTTGCGGCATTTGCCGTTGTCTTTGAGGCTGCGTCATCGTCTGCTGGACCGGGTTGTGCAGGCGGCGGTGTGTGACGCGGAGGCGGCTTTGAGGCTGTTGGGTGCGTATGGTCTGGTGCGGTGGTAG